A DNA window from Rhodospirillaceae bacterium contains the following coding sequences:
- a CDS encoding DHA2 family efflux MFS transporter permease subunit, whose translation MSPDESVDGMFQRFGPRYRWLVTFTALLGAMTMVLSATIANVAVPHVMGAYGIGQDQAQWMATSFIATMTISQLMFAWVVETFGHRNSFLIALGIYLVGTFIGGFAPNFDLIVVGRIIQGFASGLIQPLVMVTIFNVFPSNNRSWAMSIYGMGVVIAPNMGPYVGGLAIDLFSWRYIFFMPLPLIVTALVLGSVFMPQEKRTGPLPRLDWVGVILVGITITLFLSVLANGHRWGWVSDQTLTYTAVAVGTAVVFVMTQLDKEEPLMNFGLFKIPAFSSALVVAFVFGVGNFSITYIIPVFLQTVQGYTATRAGLLVLPTGLALVTVLYFTGRYIPETVQARYPVIIGLLMFALSAGLMTTADVNSSFVMLMFYAVIGRCGLGFILPFLSAAALKALPPEKLNQGAGTLNFTRQIGGAFGINALVVIISYRTQFHSEAMTATQTADNAATRELLDQVTRKLQETGLPESQLLPGALEYLDKIIYAQANTYGFQDGITFITAVFVFAVIPAWILKQKRV comes from the coding sequence ATGAGCCCTGACGAAAGCGTTGACGGAATGTTCCAACGCTTCGGGCCACGCTACCGCTGGCTCGTCACCTTCACGGCACTTTTAGGGGCGATGACGATGGTCTTGTCGGCGACCATCGCTAATGTTGCCGTACCGCACGTCATGGGCGCCTATGGCATTGGCCAAGATCAAGCGCAGTGGATGGCGACGAGTTTCATCGCCACAATGACCATCAGCCAGTTGATGTTTGCCTGGGTAGTCGAGACCTTTGGTCACCGCAATTCCTTCTTGATCGCACTCGGAATTTACCTGGTTGGCACTTTCATTGGTGGCTTTGCACCAAATTTTGATTTGATCGTTGTCGGTCGGATTATTCAGGGGTTTGCTTCGGGGCTAATCCAACCTCTGGTCATGGTCACCATCTTCAATGTGTTTCCGTCAAACAATCGTAGTTGGGCGATGAGCATCTATGGCATGGGCGTGGTGATCGCCCCCAACATGGGACCTTACGTGGGGGGATTGGCAATCGATCTATTTTCGTGGCGATACATCTTTTTCATGCCCCTGCCGCTGATCGTAACAGCGCTTGTCTTAGGCTCGGTCTTCATGCCCCAGGAAAAGCGTACGGGCCCTCTGCCCCGGCTTGATTGGGTCGGCGTTATTTTGGTCGGAATAACAATTACCCTTTTTCTGTCGGTGCTTGCCAACGGCCACCGCTGGGGCTGGGTTTCTGACCAGACCCTGACTTACACCGCAGTCGCTGTGGGGACGGCTGTGGTCTTTGTCATGACGCAGTTGGATAAAGAAGAACCGCTGATGAATTTCGGCTTGTTCAAGATCCCTGCATTTAGTTCGGCCTTGGTTGTCGCCTTTGTCTTTGGGGTGGGGAATTTCTCGATCACCTATATTATTCCGGTGTTCCTGCAAACCGTCCAAGGCTACACCGCGACCCGGGCCGGGCTGTTGGTCCTGCCCACCGGGTTGGCGCTTGTGACTGTGCTGTATTTCACCGGGCGCTACATCCCTGAAACGGTTCAGGCGCGTTATCCAGTGATCATTGGCCTGTTGATGTTTGCCCTAAGTGCCGGGCTTATGACCACGGCAGATGTTAATTCCTCATTCGTCATGTTGATGTTTTATGCGGTTATCGGGCGCTGCGGATTGGGATTTATACTGCCGTTCCTAAGCGCCGCCGCCTTAAAAGCCCTGCCCCCGGAAAAACTCAACCAAGGTGCCGGCACCTTGAATTTTACCCGCCAAATTGGCGGTGCATTCGGCATTAACGCGTTGGTTGTGATCATCTCCTATCGAACCCAATTCCACAGCGAAGCCATGACCGCAACCCAGACTGCCGACAACGCTGCCACCCGGGAATTATTGGACCAAGTCACCCGCAAGCTGCAAGAAACAGGGCTGCCCGAATCTCAGCTTCTTCCGGGCGCTTTGGAGTATCTCGATAAAATTATTTATGCCCAGGCCAATACCTATGGCTTCCAAGACGGCATCACCTTCATCACCGCGGTCTTCGTATTCGCGGTCATTCCGGCCTGGATTTTGAAACAAAAAAGGGTTTAG
- a CDS encoding PAS domain-containing protein: MTNKDQASAQFSNSLMSIVRGGSLYQGDTDKAFNDVTETATQTLNIARAGVWLYADDCSKIVCEDLYEKADDVHSKGGELAAVDYPDYFAAIEKDRTIDAHDAHTDPRTREFSESYLTPLGIASMLDVPIRFGGQLIGVICLEHIGSARPWSSDEITYAGSLGDLLSHAIEVRERILAEEALRKNEALFRAVVNHSPTKIHIKDIDGRYILINNEAADLFGVTDEDGRGKDSYDLFSKEAADIFSAHDQKVIDSGEALEEEEEFIRKDGLHTYLTTKFPIYDQGVMTGIGAIGTDITERKRAEVARQESDNRFQTVVDSSPAAITLKDRNGVFLLVNQTYAKWANSTSTKIIGRKVHDLFSKEQADIIEALDQNIMASGEDHARETVITYGDGQTRNILTQKRPIYSADGNVASISTIITDITEQKQAEIALQESESRFLSIFNSSPTAITLRDQDSRFIMVNQTFADWMQSTPSELVGKTIFDLFPPDQAEDIWAIDQNVWKTGENHTGEVVRLFEDGMDHTIIDNKRPIYSADGDIIAISTVVTDITELKQVQAELQSTNDELEARIAERTAHLEAEISERKRTEKALLTAKLEAETSSKIKTDFLANMSHELRTPLNAIIGFGQFLKVLPDDKLSERQDEYVDDILGSGRHLLRLINDVLDISAIEAGKLEIHIEDVEIAPIIHEAVRLVQARADAGKVQISVEDDKNKSKFGVDELRLKQILLNLLSNAIKFTPEGGKVSLNCTLNDELKIIISDTGVGMTKEEIRQALELFGQVDSSLERKYEGTGLGLPLAKQLIEAHGGTLDIESETNVGTVITIVFSA, from the coding sequence ATGACGAATAAAGATCAGGCGTCGGCGCAATTTAGCAATTCCCTCATGAGCATCGTGAGAGGCGGGTCCCTGTATCAGGGGGACACCGACAAAGCCTTCAACGACGTCACCGAAACGGCAACGCAGACACTGAATATCGCGCGGGCGGGTGTGTGGCTTTATGCCGATGATTGCTCGAAGATCGTTTGCGAAGACCTTTATGAGAAAGCGGACGACGTGCATTCGAAAGGCGGCGAACTGGCGGCAGTTGATTATCCAGATTATTTTGCTGCGATAGAAAAAGACCGTACCATCGATGCCCATGATGCCCACACTGACCCCCGAACCCGGGAATTCTCCGAGTCCTATTTGACACCACTTGGAATTGCTTCGATGTTGGACGTGCCAATTCGCTTTGGTGGTCAGCTCATTGGCGTTATCTGCCTTGAACATATTGGATCGGCGCGTCCTTGGTCTTCAGACGAAATTACCTATGCCGGGTCGCTTGGTGATCTTTTGTCCCATGCCATTGAGGTTCGTGAACGAATTCTGGCAGAGGAGGCTTTGAGGAAGAACGAGGCGCTGTTTCGGGCGGTGGTTAACCATTCGCCTACTAAAATCCACATCAAAGACATCGATGGGCGCTATATCCTGATTAACAATGAGGCAGCGGATCTATTCGGTGTCACGGACGAGGATGGGCGAGGCAAGGACAGCTATGATCTGTTTTCAAAGGAAGCTGCTGATATCTTTTCCGCCCACGATCAGAAGGTTATCGACTCCGGCGAAGCCTTGGAGGAGGAAGAGGAGTTTATCCGTAAAGATGGTCTTCATACCTACCTGACGACCAAGTTCCCGATTTATGATCAAGGGGTCATGACGGGGATCGGTGCGATCGGAACGGATATCACTGAACGTAAACGGGCTGAAGTCGCCCGACAAGAATCAGACAATCGATTTCAGACTGTTGTCGATAGTTCGCCTGCTGCCATTACACTTAAGGACCGGAACGGCGTTTTCCTGCTGGTAAATCAAACCTATGCCAAATGGGCGAATTCGACCTCAACTAAGATCATTGGTCGGAAAGTTCACGACTTATTCTCGAAGGAACAGGCGGACATCATTGAAGCCTTGGATCAAAATATCATGGCGTCGGGTGAAGATCATGCTCGCGAGACTGTTATAACTTACGGGGATGGCCAAACCCGGAACATCCTGACCCAAAAAAGACCAATATATTCGGCTGATGGGAACGTGGCGTCAATTTCCACGATCATTACCGATATTACGGAGCAAAAGCAGGCTGAAATTGCCCTCCAAGAGTCAGAAAGTCGGTTTTTAAGTATCTTCAATAGCTCTCCGACAGCAATCACGCTCAGGGACCAAGACAGCCGTTTTATAATGGTCAATCAAACTTTTGCCGATTGGATGCAGTCAACGCCATCTGAATTGGTCGGCAAAACAATTTTTGATTTATTTCCACCCGATCAGGCGGAGGATATTTGGGCTATTGACCAGAATGTTTGGAAAACCGGCGAGAATCATACCGGAGAGGTCGTCAGATTATTTGAGGACGGTATGGACCATACAATTATTGATAACAAGCGCCCAATTTATTCAGCCGACGGCGATATAATCGCGATTTCCACGGTCGTGACTGACATCACCGAGTTGAAACAGGTGCAGGCAGAACTGCAAAGCACTAACGATGAATTAGAGGCGCGCATTGCTGAAAGAACAGCACATCTGGAAGCAGAAATCTCTGAGCGAAAGCGCACCGAGAAAGCCCTGCTAACAGCGAAATTAGAAGCCGAGACATCGAGCAAAATCAAAACCGACTTCCTCGCAAACATGAGCCATGAACTCCGCACGCCGCTGAACGCCATTATTGGCTTTGGCCAATTTTTAAAGGTCCTCCCAGATGACAAACTGAGCGAGAGACAAGACGAATATGTCGATGACATTTTGGGCAGTGGTCGCCATTTATTACGCTTAATTAACGATGTCCTGGATATATCAGCAATCGAAGCTGGCAAGCTGGAAATTCATATAGAAGATGTTGAAATTGCGCCAATTATTCATGAGGCAGTGAGGCTGGTACAGGCCCGGGCCGATGCCGGGAAAGTGCAAATCTCGGTCGAGGACGATAAAAACAAATCTAAATTCGGAGTGGACGAGCTTCGCCTAAAACAAATTTTACTAAACCTTCTATCGAATGCGATTAAGTTTACGCCGGAGGGGGGGAAGGTTTCCCTAAACTGCACCTTAAATGATGAACTTAAGATAATCATTTCAGATACTGGCGTCGGCATGACGAAGGAAGAAATCAGGCAAGCGCTGGAGCTTTTCGGACAAGTGGACTCTTCATTGGAGCGAAAGTACGAGGGGACTGGTTTAGGCTTACCCTTGGCCAAACAGCTCATCGAAGCCCATGGCGGCACACTTGATATCGAAAGTGAAACGAATGTGGGAACCGTGATTACCATCGTATTCTCGGCTTAA
- a CDS encoding HlyD family secretion protein encodes MDAKTDDYPETTSGAAAKPATPVKRARPWKRYLMVSLLVAVIATLGGREAYIRYIFVYEYDARVAGTLITISSRVAGWVTKIPVSEGDAVEKGRTLIAIDDRDSALMVKQYQAQHRALMAERTRLRAEQNLIDKQTKSRYVTQLSVLNAAKAEMQSYEPQLDLAVSELTRARKLYKRKVIPKQVLDKAVATEQKLQSTVIMSQARHTASEAKLKEAEADRAELKVLDGRLGIIRAQIEELAIKIDQQKLDVSDRTIKSAIPGVVDRTFADVGEYVLPGQRLMLIHDPSKVWVDANIKETQIRKVKVGQKVKVTIDAYPEKEFTGKVFAIGNAATSEFALLPTPNPSGNFTKITQRLRVRVRVEGAEETLRPGMMAEIYIDIGKK; translated from the coding sequence GCTGGTGGCAGTTATCGCGACCTTAGGCGGACGCGAAGCCTACATCCGCTATATTTTCGTCTATGAATATGATGCGCGGGTGGCGGGTACGTTGATCACCATCTCCAGCCGGGTTGCCGGTTGGGTTACCAAAATTCCAGTATCAGAAGGCGATGCGGTTGAAAAGGGCCGCACCTTGATTGCCATTGACGACCGCGACTCAGCCTTGATGGTGAAGCAGTATCAGGCCCAGCACCGCGCCCTGATGGCAGAACGCACCCGGCTGCGGGCGGAACAAAACCTGATCGACAAGCAAACCAAAAGCCGCTATGTGACCCAGCTTTCGGTGCTCAATGCAGCTAAGGCGGAAATGCAGTCCTACGAGCCTCAATTAGACTTGGCGGTCAGTGAGCTGACCCGTGCCCGTAAACTCTACAAACGGAAAGTGATCCCGAAGCAAGTGCTGGATAAGGCTGTGGCCACCGAGCAAAAGCTGCAGAGCACGGTTATCATGTCGCAGGCCCGACACACTGCGTCTGAAGCCAAGTTGAAGGAGGCAGAGGCGGACCGCGCAGAACTAAAGGTCCTCGATGGACGGCTCGGCATTATCCGCGCCCAAATTGAAGAGCTGGCGATCAAGATCGACCAGCAGAAATTGGATGTTTCGGACCGGACCATCAAGAGCGCCATTCCCGGCGTGGTTGATCGCACCTTTGCAGATGTTGGTGAATACGTCCTGCCGGGTCAGCGCTTGATGCTGATCCATGACCCGTCCAAGGTCTGGGTCGACGCCAATATCAAAGAAACCCAGATTCGCAAAGTTAAGGTCGGCCAGAAGGTCAAGGTGACTATCGATGCCTATCCGGAGAAAGAATTCACCGGCAAAGTCTTTGCCATCGGCAATGCTGCGACCAGCGAATTTGCCCTGCTGCCGACGCCTAACCCCAGCGGTAACTTCACCAAGATTACCCAAAGGCTGCGCGTCCGTGTTCGGGTTGAGGGGGCGGAGGAAACTCTCAGGCCCGGCATGATGGCTGAAATCTACATCGACATCGGTAAAAAATGA